The following is a genomic window from Flavobacterium sp..
TTCTGATTGCTTATACTCACAAATTTCTTCATTCAAATAAAGTATTTTATCTGGATAATTAGTTAGAGTAGCGATGTGTTTTTTAACCTCTGAAAATGAGAAATATCTTTCTTCACTTTCTGCGTTTATTAGTCTTTTTGGAGTTTTTGCAACTGGCTCTTTTACTCTCGAAGATTGCAGCTCTGTTCGTTTTTTTTCGATTAAGATGTATAATTTATTGTATCTACTCATTGCCGTTTTGGAGCTGAAAAAAGCTTCATTGTTGGCTAATAGTTTTTCTAGTTTACAAATCCATACTTCTGGGTTCTTCACCAGGTTGAATTGATAATCGATAAATGCAGGAAAATGAGATTGTTTGAGTTCTAGAATTTTTGCAATTAAGGCATTGCAATAGTTTTGAATGTTGATTTTGTCTTCGACAATAATATCAAATAAAGGATTTTTGGCTTGTGCCTGTGGCACTGCCAATAATTCTACAAACTCTGCGGTTTGCATATTTTGATCCTTTGAATTCAAATTGTAGTATGTCTTTTTTGTTATTCATTTACTTAAAAATTGTAATTAAAAGCGGTTTAAAATTTGATGTTTTCTTGTTGCTGTTTGGCTTATAAAGAGCAATCATCTTTTTTTCGATTTGTTTGCTTTAAAAATTACTAGATTTCTATTTTGCAAATGTAGAAAATAAAAAAAATCCTTGTTAAAGGATTTTAAATGAAGTTATTAACAATCGGATGAAGTCAATAAAATAGGGACTTTACACGTTATTTAGAAAATGTAACTGTCAACTGCTTTGTCTAATTCTTCGCTAATGATTTTAGCATATATCTGCGTTGTACTGATGTCTGTGTGGTCCATTAATTTAGAAACGTGCTCAATTCTCATTCCATTATTTAACGCATTTGTTGCAAAACTGTGTCGCGATAAATGGAACGAAAGTGGAAACGGTAGTTTCAACATTTTACCCATTCGGTTGAGTTGGAAATTTGCAGAATGATTTTCTCTTTGTGAAATGAAATAACGTATTTCTTCACTCTTGTTGTATGATTTTTTATCTGTAATAATTGGGAAAATATAATCATCTGGTTGTGCATCTTCTTTGATGTATTTATTCAAAATATCAATCGCCACTTTACCAATTTTAAACTGGTGTAATCTTCCTGTTTTACGGATTACTTTTTTTATTCTTTGCTCTTCGCTATTGTAATTGGTGTATTGCAGCTCGATAACATCGCTAAATCTTAATCCTCCGGCATAAATTGAGAATAGGAATAAATCTCTCCATAAATCCGCTTTCTTTCCTTCTTTGAGGTCTAAATTGGTTAGTTTTTCGATTTGGTCTTTGTTTAGGAATACTCTTTTCTCGGTATCTTTTTTTAATGTCAGTTTGTTGAATGGATACATATATTCTGGAATGATGTCTTCTTTAATAGCTTCCTTGAACATTATCGCCAAGATCATTATTGAATAGCGTTGTGTCGTTGCTCCGTTTTTTAGAATATTTCCCATATGAGCCATATAGTCCTTTAAAACTGACACCGTAATATCATCAAAATAAACATCCTTGCTGCCTACATAATTTTCAAATTTCTTTGTGTAAAGCATATAATTTTTATAAGTTCCAAACGAAACGCTACCTTTTATTTTTTCACATCGAGCATAAGCATATTGAAAAAAGTTTGGCACTTCTTTTCCCTTGATGGCTTCTTTTAGTTTTTTGATGGAAACGGTTTTTATCTTTCTTTCCATATCCGCAACCTGACCTTCAGCATCTGCAATTTTTTGAGATAATGCAGCATTCATCCTCGCGCTGTTGGGATGGTTCTTTTTTACTTTCTGCTTTACTTCATCCCACTCGTTCTCTTTGAGCTTCACTCCAGCAGTGATAAATTTCGTTTTTCTATCTTTTATAATTCGAATGTACAAAGGGCTGTGTCCGGTTTGGTCTGCCTGGTGTGTTCTTAAAATTAGTTTAATTGATGCCATAGTGTTAGGAAATTAGAAATGTTGTACTATATTTGTAAAGCAATGCAAACGAGTGAAAGTATTGTAAATACTGGGTTTTCAATTGGGTGCATCGTGATACGAAGGTACAACATTGGGTACAACAAAACAAGTATTTCATTGCTTTTTTATGCTTAAAATTGCATTGTCAAATTTAATAAAGTCAATGAATACAACACTTTAAGTGCAATTAAGAACTGGCAATTATAAAATGAGGATAACAGGGGTTTGGCAAGATTGCGAATTTTGTTGTAAATTCACGTTTACATTTCGCAAGAAATTTTATCTTTAATAGAAAATAATCGGTTCCGAAGTTCGCAACCTCGCCAAGCGCCGGAACGTTATGCCTCATTTTTGAAATAGTATAGGCAGAAACCATCGTTTTTTGTATGCTGTAAAGAAATTATATCTTCTCTTTGTATACCTAACCAATCTATTTTTTCATTAATAGAATTAAAATCAAAAGAAGTTACAAGTGAAATAAAACGAGGCATAACACCAGTTTGTTGCAATTGCAAGGCTTGGTTTAGTTCAGTAATGGCTTGTTCTAAATGACGTGCTTTTTTTCTGTTATCTAAAGCAATAATACTTGTTATTTCAACAGAGCCATTAGATACAAATCTTTCATATCTACTATTAAGTTTGTCAAGGTTATCTTGTAAAATTTTAATTGAATAGTCCATAATTTTTGTAATTTTTAGTTATTAATTTTGCAACTGCAACAAGCTGAATGACGTTGGCAGTAATATTACACGTAAAAATGAAAACAACATTAATAATTGGAATAATTGCTTTTATTGCTTTATCAATTTGGTTTGCTAAACGAAATGGAATTACAGCAGAATACAAACCTAAATCAAAGTTAATTTTGACTGAAAACGACAATCCAATTGATTTTGGTTACAAAATAGTTTGGATTGCAGTAAAAACCAATAATAAACAAAGAATAGCTTAAATTCTTAACTTCAAAAATCCTAAACTTTCAAACTGGAAAAGTGGAATAGAAAATGCCTATGAAAATTCAGTTTATATAACACCACAAATAGGAGAATGGACTTTGGCGGTTGGAATGAAATTAGTTTCTGGTGATACAAAAGAAAGTATTGAAGAACTTGAAATATTAATAAATAAATTAAGTTCGGAATTTGGAGAAGCTCAATTTTTCGGAACTCATCGTGTTGTAGAATATCATAATTGGATGAAATCGATAAATGGAAAAACAGAACGAATTTATGCATATATTGGAGAAAGAGGAGAAAACATTAAAGTTTTTGGGAATCCGAGCGAAATCGAAAAAGATTTAAATTTATTTAATTCGTTTTCTAAAGAAGCAGAAGATGAAAATTATTGGGATAGAGAAGATTTAATTTTTGCAGATGAAGAGTTGGTAATGAAAATTGCAGAAAATTGGAGTGTAAATCCAACAAAATTAACAGAAAGAAAAGACATAAAAAATGAATTGGGCTTATTGTATGAATAAAAATACTACTGCCAACAAGGTATTTGCAAAAAAGCGGGTTAAGTGCTTAACCAAAGTTCAGTAATTATTTATTAACTTTGGTGCTTAATCGAAGTTTCGGCATATTTAACCGCTTCTTCGCAAATACCCGACCGTTACATGCAAGCTTACCTGACCAGAACTTAAATGAAAAACGATAACGAAAATAAATGGCCCGCATTTGAAATTAATTCGTGGAAATCAATTCCGGTGATTAATGGCAAGATCGCTACCGAAAATGAGGCAAAAAATGGTATTGCTGTTTTCTGTATTAAAAATGTTGCTCAACATTATCCATATGAAATTGATTTACCAAAACTAGCTTTTCTGACAAATGAAGATAATGACATAAAAGAATTAGTCGTCATAATTCAAGCGGAATCAACTGAGAAAGGAATTGTGATTGGTTATAGAAATCCGAATGGAGGAAATGGCGCAGCTTTTCTGAATGAATTTGAATTCTTAAGTGATAAGGAGATTGAAAAGTTGTATTATAAATAAAAAGCCTGCATGTAACAGCCGCTAGCCGCTATGGCTGGTAAGTGCTAGTTTGGCGTTTGGTTTACACGAAAAACGTTTATCTTAGTAAGGAAAAATTGTTTCGCTTTGACCGCCACAGTCGGCTAGCGGCGGAACGTTGTAAACAATTTTGAAAAAACTTTGAGTAAAAAAACTAAAATAGCGATATTACTTTTTTCAATTCTAATTATTACAGGATTTTCTTTGCGTGGAAAAATATCTGGAGAAAAATTTGACTCAGAAAAATGGAAAAATTGGGAAAATACCGAAGAAGAATGGTCTCTACGTTGGGACATGATGAATAGTTTGCGTAAAAACTACGAATTGAAAGGCATGACTAAAAACGAAATTCATAAATTATTAGGCAAACCCGATTCTGAAACTAAAAACGAACTCTCTTATTATTTAGGCTATTCGCATAACGGAATAAATACTGGTAGATTGACTTTATACTTTAACGAAAATAATACAGTTATTGACTTTGATGTTTGGGATGGTTAATTAAAACTGTTTACAACAGCGGTTTGCTTCAATGGCTACTTCCGGATTTTCCTACGGAAAATCCGCTGCTGAATGGAATGTTTTGTTATATTTGTAATGGCTTGGTGTTGGTGCAACGCCACTGAAAGCAAGCCTCATAACGTTATAGCCAATTGTAAAACGACCAATATGTCAAGAAGTATTCATACGACACACAAAGACCTTAAAGGACTAACCAAAAGAGAACTTGATGAACAGTTTAATGACCCAAATTCAGACTTGGCATCATTAGCAAAAAAATCATCTCTCAAGAAAAAAGTTTTGAAAGGGAGAAAACAGAAAAAATCTGAGTAAATATAATGACGCAAAAGACGACAATTACATTAAAATATTATTCCGCTTTCACTGTGACGTCTTGGACGAAGAATCGGTCGAGATAATGTGGGCGACATTTGTTGACAAAGAAAAAGAACTTTACAAGCTCGATAGCATTCCATTTTACTCACCACTTGTAGCTTCAGACGACATTGTGTTTGCGAAATTTGACGACCATGAACAAATGTTTACTTATCGCAAGACAGTAGAATATTCAGGCAACTCTACAGTTCAAATTGTGTTAATGGACAAGTCAAAAGACATAAATCAAATCCGAGACACATTCAAAGAACTTGGTTGTGTTTCGGAAAAAGTTAATGAAGGATATTTTTCAATGGAAATCCCTTCAACTGTTGACTATAAAAGCATAAAGAAAAAGTTAGACGAGTTAGAAACGCAAGAGACTATTGGTTACGCAGAACCTTGTTTATCGGACGGACACATACAATGAGAAAAACAACTGGCTATAACAGCACATTTGCAATAGGCGGGGTTTCGTGCTCCGCAGACAGTTTTGTGGTTACAGGAAGTTCAGTTCTCCGAATGAACATTTGTGCTGAAAAGCCCGCCCATCGCAAATCTGCAAACCGTTAGCAGTAATTTAAAAAAAAAACGAAAAGATGAAAAAAATCGTTATTTTATTTTTAGTTTTTACTTGTAATTCATTTTCACAATTTAAAGTCAATTATAAAGAAATTCAATCAAAATATTCTCCTTTAGATTCAGAAGAATCATTTATAGAAACAAAAAGTGTTAATGATTTAGAACAAGTGCTTTTCCATTTCTCAAAAAAAGACAGCACGCTATTATCTGTAAATTTTAAACATTTAGAAAGTTATAGCGAAAATGAATTTTTAAATATTGTAAATGAATATATAATCGATTATAAACCATCCAAAATAAAAGAATGGGAAAATTGGACTTTATATTATGATGAAAAAAATAAAATAATAGTTGTAAAAGTATTTGAAAATCATTTAAAATCTAAAATAAAAGATATTACAATGATTAATGACAAGAGAACTGTTGAATCAATGTTAAAATTATTTGAAGTAAAATTTTCACACTAAAAACTACTGGTAACAGCGGTTTGCTTCAATGGCTACTTCCGGATTTTCCTACGGAAAATCCGCTGCTGAATGGAATGTTTTGTTATATTTGTAATGGCTTGGTGTTGGTGCAACGCCACTGAGAGCAAGCCGCAGAACGTTAGCGGTAACCATAAAAAATCTCCGTAAAATTTGATATTATACCAAAACTTGGTATATTTGCTTTTTAAATTTATTTGTCATGGCAAAAAACACATCAATACTATTAGGAGATTATTTTGATGATTTTATTAATCAGCAATTAAGAAGTGGTCGGTTTTCTTCAGCAAGCGAAGTTGTAAGAACTGCATTAAGAATGTTTGAGCAAGAAGAATCAAAAAAAGCTGAACTTATCAAAGAACTTAAAAAAGGAGAAAAATCTGGATTTGTAAAAGATTTTAACAGAGATACTTTTTTAAAGGATTTACATAACAAACATTTGTGTAAATGATTTACAAAATAAGTAAAGAAGCATCAAATGATCTTGAAAAAATTTGGCTTTATACAATTGAAACTTGGTCTGCAGAACAAGCTGACAGGTATTTGAATTTGATTTTTGATGAAATAGAATATCTATGTCAAAAACCAAATTCTGGTTCTGATTTTAGCCATGTCAGAAAAGATTATTTACGTTCTCAGGTCAAATCCCATTTTATTTTCTACAAAATCAACGAAAAACAAAGTGAGTTAGAGATTATCCGAATTCTACATCAACAAATGGATATAGAAAATCGGCTAAACGAATAAAATGGTAACTGCTAACCGCGGTTTGCTTCAATGGCTACTTCCGGATTTTCCTACGGAAAATCCGCTGCTGAATGGAATGTTTTGTTATATTTGTAATGGCTTGGTGTTGGTTCAACGCCACTGAAAGCAAGCCGCGGAACGTTAACCACAAGCTTATCGGAGACTCAAGAATCTTAATTAAATGAAAGCTAAAACTCTTATAGTACTGATTATTATTCTTGCCCTATTGACTGCATTATTTAGTTGGTTGATTTATACTCGAATTAGAATGGATTACAATTCAGAAGGAAACTATTTTGATAAAAAAACTTTAGTTGTCTATAACGAACAAGCTTTAATAGTTTATGGATTAATTTCATTTGTATTGCTTACATTGATATTGATGACGACTTTGAAATTGAAATCAATCATATCGAAAAATAAGATTTAATAATTTGAAAGAACTTCCTAAAACAAGTATTAGATAATATTTAAATAAAAAATAAATGTATGAGAATTGTAATATTATCACTAATTGTAATTACTCTTTTTTCTTGTAAAAAAGAAAACGAGAAACAACAGAAAACAGAAGTTGAGAAAAAAGTTAATAATACAATTGAACTATCTAAAAAACATAAAATCAATAAAATTACTTGTGATTTAGACGGAGATAAACTGAATGAAACTGGCGAAATTGTTAGAAGTACAAAAAGTGGAAAAAGTGGATTACGAATAGTATTCGGAAATGGAAAAAGAACAGATTATTTTGGAATGGGAAATGATATTTTAAAGCAAGGATTCAATGAAATTGATTGGGTAGGAATATTTGAAAAAGCACCGAAAAATAAAACTTATTGGAATAATGTAAATGAAGAAGGAGATATCTTATCAGAAAAGGAAATAAAAGAATCTGATAAAATCAAACTTTTAAACGATGGAATATTTATACATGCTGAAGAAAGTTGTGGCGGTGGAATAATTTATCTAAAAAATGACAAATACGAATGGATTCAACAAGAATAATATGCTAGCCACTAACAGTGATTTCAAGAAATGTAGTGTCAAGGGATTTATTTGAAATGGTAAAGGCGATATTAAAAATAAAGTAAAAAAATTTAAAAGGAATTTATGGAATTTCGTTCGATGTTTCTGATAAAGATTGGGATAAATTAAGCAATCAAAGTAAAGATGCAATTTATTTCCCGTATAAATATTTTGATGAATTAGAAAGCCTTTTATCAAACCCAAATATAAATTCTGCTTCTTTGGATTTCACAATCTATTCTAGTTCGGATGAAAATATAGTTAATCAAAATAACGAATTACCAGTGGCTTTTTTGGGAAACCACCTAAAACAATTAAAAATCAATAACCTAAGTTGGAAAAATGATAGTTTTAAAAACCGAACAATTACAAATAAAAAAAAAGATAAACAAATATAAATTAAGCTATATCATAATTATTGTTCTACTTTTTTCATGCCAGCATAAGGAATCTAATAATTCCACCGTGATAGAAAACGGTATTCACAAAACCTCAAAAAAAGTAGAAACATTAAAAGATAAATTTGAATTCGTTGAATACACCGATGAGGGTGATAATAACTTACTCTATTCAAAAAAAGAAGGCGAAGATTTTGTCTTTATAACTGGTGATATTGACTACAGCATTTTATATAGAGGAGATATTTGCGAAATCCAATGGAAAAAAGATACCGTTTATTTGGCGGGAGATGATGAATCAGCACAGATTATAAATCAACTTATTTCTATCAAAAAAATACAAGATGGCACTCTTTCAAAATTTATAAAAACCTATAATAAAGAAATGAAATATCATTGGAGCGGAGAAGATGGCTATTCTGATGACTATCTAAACAAACTTTATTTAGTTGCGCAATACTATATTGCAAATTCCAAAAATGAGTCGATTAAAAGTCGCGTAAAGAAAAAGGAGGAAATCGAATACTCTATTGAAGAGCAAACGATGAACAATAGAGCTTACGAAGTTTTAGGTATTGGCTATAGTTTTGAAAGTCATTTCACTCTAATGCAATGGATTTATTATGATATTGAAAACCACAAAATTTATGAATACGATTTACCAAATGATAAACTTAATGAATTTAAATAAAAAATTATCCACTAACCGCAGTTTGCTTTAATGACTACACCTAATGAATAGAATGATTATTATTTAGTGATTCTTCAACACTTCTAAAAGCTGCATAAAGTAACCTTTTAACCTTTAAGCAAACATCAAGGCGACAAACGCTCTATAGTCCAATCAAAATCGTTAGTTAATTGATAGCGAATTCGGTCGTGTAAACGATTTGGTCTTCCTTGCCAAAACTCTACAGCTACTGGGCGAACTAAAAAACCTCCCCAATGCGCAGGTCGCAAAATTTCTTTTCCCTCCCACTCTTGTTCTAATTCCTTTAAATTATTTTCTAAAAATTCTCGATTTGGAATTACTTCACTCTGAGGCGACACAATTGCCCCTAATTTACTTCCATCGGGACGTGAAGCAAAATAATTATCGGAAATACTATCAGCTGTTTTCTCGGCAATTCCTTTGATAATAATCTGACGTTCAACTCCAGGCCAAAAAAAAGATAAACAAACATTTGGATTGTTGAGTATTGCTTTTCCCTTTTCAGAATTATAATTGGTATAAAAAATAAAACCTTCTTCGTTAAATTTTTTCAATAAAACTACTCTAGATTTTGGAAAACCATCTAAACCAATAGTAGCGACAGTCATTGCATTGACTTCATCGGCGGCATTTAAATCTTCTGCTTCGTAAAACCATCTATGAAATAAATTAATTGGATCTTCGGGAATTTGATTTTCCAATAATTCACTTTTATCGTAGGATTTCCTGTAATTACTTAAATCTTTCATAGAATAATGTAGGTTTAAAAAGCAAAGTTACAAACTACATCTCGTTTTTTTAAGAAAACAAAAATTAAAATTAAACCTTTTTGAATATCTTTAGTCTTAAGTAAATAAGAACTCTATTTTGCAAGACGAAAAAGCATTTATTTTAGAATTATTAGAACCAAAAACGCAGAATGAAGCGTTTCGAAAACTCTTGCAATTATATCAAAAACCATTGTATAATCAAATCAGAAACATGGTTTTAAATCATGATGATGCCGACGATGTGCTTCAAAACACATTCATAAAGATATTTTCAAATCTTAAAAATTTTAAAGGCGACAGCAAATTATTCTCATGGATGTATCGAATTGCAACGAATGAAGCTATTACCTTTATGCAACAAAGAGCAAAAAAACAAGGTATTTCTAACGAGGAAGTACAACAAAAAGCAATAAATAAATTAGAAAGTGATGTTTTTTTTGATGGCAATGAAATACAATTAAAGCTCCAAAAAGCAATTGCTATTTTGCCCGAAAAACAACAATTAGTTTTTAAAATGAGATATTTTGAAGAATTAAAATACGAAGAAATGTCTGAGATTTTAACCACATCTGTTGGAGCATTAAAAGCTAGTTACCATATTGCGGTAAAAAAAATAGAAGAATATTTACATACCAATTAAACCTTTAACCATTATTTTTGTCTAATAAACATGAAGAATTTTGATATAGAAAATAACGAAAAAATT
Proteins encoded in this region:
- a CDS encoding site-specific integrase — encoded protein: MASIKLILRTHQADQTGHSPLYIRIIKDRKTKFITAGVKLKENEWDEVKQKVKKNHPNSARMNAALSQKIADAEGQVADMERKIKTVSIKKLKEAIKGKEVPNFFQYAYARCEKIKGSVSFGTYKNYMLYTKKFENYVGSKDVYFDDITVSVLKDYMAHMGNILKNGATTQRYSIMILAIMFKEAIKEDIIPEYMYPFNKLTLKKDTEKRVFLNKDQIEKLTNLDLKEGKKADLWRDLFLFSIYAGGLRFSDVIELQYTNYNSEEQRIKKVIRKTGRLHQFKIGKVAIDILNKYIKEDAQPDDYIFPIITDKKSYNKSEEIRYFISQRENHSANFQLNRMGKMLKLPFPLSFHLSRHSFATNALNNGMRIEHVSKLMDHTDISTTQIYAKIISEELDKAVDSYIF
- a CDS encoding DUF4265 domain-containing protein; amino-acid sequence: MDEESVEIMWATFVDKEKELYKLDSIPFYSPLVASDDIVFAKFDDHEQMFTYRKTVEYSGNSTVQIVLMDKSKDINQIRDTFKELGCVSEKVNEGYFSMEIPSTVDYKSIKKKLDELETQETIGYAEPCLSDGHIQ
- a CDS encoding type II toxin-antitoxin system ParD family antitoxin, whose translation is MAKNTSILLGDYFDDFINQQLRSGRFSSASEVVRTALRMFEQEESKKAELIKELKKGEKSGFVKDFNRDTFLKDLHNKHLCK
- a CDS encoding type II toxin-antitoxin system RelE/ParE family toxin; translation: MIYKISKEASNDLEKIWLYTIETWSAEQADRYLNLIFDEIEYLCQKPNSGSDFSHVRKDYLRSQVKSHFIFYKINEKQSELEIIRILHQQMDIENRLNE
- the pdxH gene encoding pyridoxamine 5'-phosphate oxidase; this translates as MKDLSNYRKSYDKSELLENQIPEDPINLFHRWFYEAEDLNAADEVNAMTVATIGLDGFPKSRVVLLKKFNEEGFIFYTNYNSEKGKAILNNPNVCLSFFWPGVERQIIIKGIAEKTADSISDNYFASRPDGSKLGAIVSPQSEVIPNREFLENNLKELEQEWEGKEILRPAHWGGFLVRPVAVEFWQGRPNRLHDRIRYQLTNDFDWTIERLSP
- a CDS encoding RNA polymerase sigma factor, coding for MQDEKAFILELLEPKTQNEAFRKLLQLYQKPLYNQIRNMVLNHDDADDVLQNTFIKIFSNLKNFKGDSKLFSWMYRIATNEAITFMQQRAKKQGISNEEVQQKAINKLESDVFFDGNEIQLKLQKAIAILPEKQQLVFKMRYFEELKYEEMSEILTTSVGALKASYHIAVKKIEEYLHTN